From a region of the Pradoshia eiseniae genome:
- the clpC gene encoding ATP-dependent protease ATP-binding subunit ClpC codes for MMFGRFTERAQKVLALAQEEAIRLGHNNIGTEHILLGLVREGDGIAAKALYALGLSPEKIQEEVENLIGKGSETVQTIHYTPRAKKVIELSMDEARKLGHSYVGTEHVLLGLIREGEGVAARVLNNLGVSLNKARQQVLQLLGSNESGINQGGASSAASTPTLDSLARDLTAIAREGSLDPVIGRGKEIQRVIEVLSRRTKNNPVLIGEPGVGKTAIAEGLAQQIVNNEVPEILRDKRVMTLDMGTVVAGTKYRGEFEDRLKKVMDEIRAAGNVILFIDELHTLIGAGGAEGAIDASNILKPSLARGELQCIGATTLDEYRKYIEKDAALERRFQPIQVDEPTIEESIQILKGLRDRYEAHHRVSITDEAIDAAVKLSDRYISDRFLPDKAIDLIDESGSKVRLRSYTTPPNLKELEVRLEEARKEKDAAVQSQEFEKAASLRDMEQKLREELENTKRNWKEKQGKENSEVTVNDIADVVSSWTGIPVTKLAQTESDKLLNMEEILHNRVIGQEEAVKAISKAVRRARAGLKDPKRPIGSFIFLGPTGVGKTELARALAESMFGDEDAMIRIDMSEYMEKHSTSRLVGSPPGYVGYEEGGQLTEKVRRKPYSVVLLDEIEKAHPDVFNILLQVLEDGRLTDSKGRTVDFRNTILIMTSNVGAHSLKKNRYVGFNMQDQGQDYKDMKGQVMDELKRAFRPEFLNRIDEIIVFHALEKKHLKEIVTLLGDQLIKRLKEQEIELELSEAAKEKIAEEGYDPDYGARPLRRALQKHVEDFLSEELLRGNIDKGKRIIIDVENGEFAAKAGEKSLASK; via the coding sequence ATGATGTTTGGTCGATTCACAGAAAGAGCGCAAAAGGTGCTCGCACTTGCACAGGAAGAAGCTATCAGGCTCGGTCATAATAATATCGGCACGGAACATATCTTGCTTGGATTGGTAAGAGAGGGAGACGGAATTGCTGCTAAGGCCCTCTATGCCCTTGGGCTAAGTCCTGAGAAAATTCAGGAAGAGGTAGAAAATCTCATTGGAAAGGGTTCAGAAACCGTTCAAACGATTCATTATACACCGCGGGCGAAAAAAGTCATTGAGCTTTCCATGGATGAAGCAAGGAAACTTGGCCATTCCTATGTAGGAACAGAGCATGTTCTCCTAGGATTGATTCGAGAAGGTGAAGGTGTTGCAGCAAGAGTGCTGAATAACTTAGGTGTAAGCCTCAATAAAGCAAGACAGCAAGTATTGCAATTGCTAGGCAGCAATGAATCCGGGATTAATCAAGGCGGAGCCTCCTCTGCTGCAAGCACGCCTACACTCGATAGCCTTGCGCGTGATTTAACAGCCATTGCTAGAGAGGGAAGCCTTGATCCTGTTATCGGGAGAGGAAAAGAAATTCAGCGTGTTATCGAAGTGCTAAGCCGCCGCACGAAGAATAACCCGGTTTTGATTGGGGAGCCTGGTGTGGGTAAAACAGCCATAGCTGAAGGATTGGCTCAACAAATCGTCAATAATGAGGTGCCGGAGATCTTGCGTGATAAACGGGTGATGACGCTTGATATGGGTACGGTTGTTGCCGGCACAAAGTACCGGGGTGAATTTGAGGACCGACTCAAGAAGGTTATGGATGAAATCCGCGCTGCCGGCAATGTCATTCTCTTTATTGATGAGCTTCATACCTTAATTGGTGCTGGAGGAGCTGAGGGTGCCATTGATGCATCAAATATCCTGAAGCCATCACTCGCGCGCGGTGAGCTGCAATGTATTGGTGCGACAACACTTGATGAATACCGCAAATATATCGAGAAGGACGCAGCTCTTGAGCGCCGGTTCCAGCCGATCCAAGTAGATGAGCCGACCATTGAGGAGTCCATCCAAATCTTAAAAGGTCTTCGTGATCGTTATGAGGCTCATCACCGCGTCTCCATAACCGATGAGGCGATTGATGCAGCTGTGAAGCTTTCTGACCGCTATATTTCAGATAGATTCCTGCCGGATAAGGCGATTGACTTAATTGATGAATCTGGGTCAAAGGTTCGCCTTCGCTCTTATACTACACCACCTAATTTGAAGGAGCTTGAGGTGCGACTTGAGGAAGCCCGCAAGGAAAAGGATGCCGCTGTTCAAAGCCAAGAATTCGAGAAGGCTGCATCTTTACGTGATATGGAACAAAAATTGCGCGAAGAGCTTGAGAATACAAAGCGCAATTGGAAAGAAAAGCAGGGCAAGGAAAACAGCGAGGTTACGGTTAATGATATTGCCGATGTTGTCTCCAGCTGGACAGGAATTCCGGTTACGAAGCTTGCCCAAACGGAATCTGATAAATTATTGAATATGGAGGAAATCCTCCATAACCGTGTCATTGGCCAAGAGGAGGCTGTCAAAGCCATTTCGAAGGCAGTCCGCAGGGCGAGAGCGGGACTTAAGGATCCGAAGCGTCCAATTGGATCATTCATCTTCTTAGGGCCTACAGGTGTTGGTAAAACAGAGCTTGCAAGAGCGCTTGCTGAGTCCATGTTCGGAGATGAGGATGCCATGATCCGGATTGATATGTCTGAATATATGGAGAAACATTCAACTTCCCGTCTCGTCGGTTCGCCTCCGGGTTATGTCGGCTATGAGGAAGGCGGTCAATTAACGGAAAAAGTCCGACGCAAGCCTTATTCTGTTGTATTGCTCGATGAGATTGAGAAGGCGCATCCGGATGTATTCAACATTCTTTTGCAAGTATTAGAAGATGGAAGGCTGACAGATTCAAAAGGCCGAACAGTGGACTTCCGAAACACCATTCTGATCATGACCTCAAACGTTGGGGCTCATAGCCTTAAGAAGAACCGCTATGTTGGTTTCAATATGCAGGATCAAGGCCAGGATTACAAGGATATGAAAGGCCAAGTCATGGATGAGCTCAAACGGGCTTTCCGTCCAGAGTTCTTGAACAGGATTGATGAGATTATTGTCTTCCATGCTCTTGAGAAAAAACACTTAAAAGAAATCGTAACACTGCTTGGAGACCAATTAATTAAGCGCCTGAAGGAACAGGAAATTGAATTGGAGCTTTCAGAAGCTGCCAAGGAGAAAATTGCAGAAGAGGGCTATGATCCGGATTATGGAGCTCGCCCGCTTAGAAGAGCCTTGCAAAAACATGTAGAGGACTTCTTGTCTGAAGAGCTTTTAAGAGGCAATATAGATAAAGGAAAGCGAATTATCATTGATGTGGAAAATGGCGAATTCGCCGCGAAGGCTGGTGAAAAGAGCCTGGCAAGTAAGTAA
- the radA gene encoding DNA repair protein RadA: MAKKKTKFICQSCGYESPKWMGRCPGCNGWNTMTEEVEITASKNQRRTAFAHTDQPMSKPVSIMTVGTEQEPRVMTDSRELNRVLGGGIVPGSLLLIGGDPGIGKSTLLLQVSAQLARKDYDVLYISGEESVKQTKLRAVRLGVTSDHLFVYSETDMSMIEQSIEEIDPDFVIIDSIQTVFHPDVTSAPGSVSQVRECTAELMRLAKTKGIAIFIVGHVTKEGNIAGPRLLEHMVDTVLYFEGERHHTFRILRAVKNRFGSTNEMGIFEMKEEGLEEVMNPSEIFLEERSQGAAGSTVVASMEGTRPILVEIQALISPSIFPNPRRMATGIDHNRVSLLMAVLEKRVGLLLQNQDAYLKVTGGVKLGEPAVDLAVIVSIASGFRDVPTKATDCIVGEVGLTGEVRRVSRIEQRVKEAAKLGFERIIIPANNLSGWTPPSDIEVIGVSTVSEALKYALGG, encoded by the coding sequence ATGGCAAAGAAAAAAACGAAGTTCATTTGTCAGTCTTGCGGCTACGAATCTCCTAAATGGATGGGGAGATGCCCGGGGTGTAACGGCTGGAATACGATGACAGAGGAAGTTGAAATCACAGCTTCAAAAAATCAGCGCAGGACAGCTTTTGCCCATACAGATCAGCCGATGTCCAAACCAGTATCAATTATGACGGTTGGTACTGAGCAAGAACCAAGAGTCATGACAGATTCACGTGAGCTAAACCGTGTACTTGGGGGCGGCATCGTCCCAGGGTCATTATTGCTAATAGGGGGAGACCCAGGGATTGGAAAATCTACCTTGCTTCTTCAAGTGTCAGCTCAATTAGCGAGGAAAGATTATGATGTCTTATACATATCCGGAGAAGAATCTGTCAAGCAGACAAAGCTGCGTGCCGTCCGCTTGGGTGTCACATCTGACCACTTATTCGTTTATTCAGAAACTGATATGTCGATGATTGAACAATCGATTGAGGAGATCGACCCAGATTTCGTGATTATCGACTCCATTCAAACTGTCTTCCATCCAGATGTCACCTCCGCACCGGGTAGCGTATCCCAAGTGCGTGAATGTACAGCTGAACTGATGAGGCTGGCGAAGACGAAGGGCATTGCCATTTTTATTGTTGGTCATGTGACGAAAGAGGGCAATATAGCGGGTCCGCGTCTTTTGGAGCATATGGTGGATACCGTTTTATATTTTGAGGGAGAAAGGCATCACACATTCCGCATTCTACGGGCGGTCAAGAATCGTTTCGGCTCAACCAATGAGATGGGAATTTTCGAAATGAAGGAAGAAGGACTGGAAGAAGTCATGAATCCCTCCGAAATATTCCTTGAGGAACGCTCTCAGGGAGCGGCTGGGTCTACCGTCGTAGCCTCAATGGAAGGAACAAGACCCATTTTGGTTGAGATTCAAGCATTGATTTCCCCGTCAATTTTTCCAAATCCAAGGCGGATGGCAACCGGCATTGATCACAATCGCGTTTCCTTGCTGATGGCTGTTCTTGAGAAGAGAGTCGGACTGCTATTGCAAAACCAAGATGCTTACTTGAAGGTCACAGGAGGGGTAAAGCTTGGAGAACCAGCAGTTGACCTTGCTGTTATTGTCAGTATTGCTTCTGGGTTTCGTGATGTGCCGACCAAAGCAACGGATTGCATTGTCGGTGAGGTAGGACTTACAGGTGAGGTTCGCAGGGTTTCGCGAATAGAGCAACGAGTGAAAGAAGCGGCTAAACTCGGATTTGAACGTATTATCATACCAGCCAATAATTTGAGCGGCTGGACACCGCCTTCTGATATTGAGGTTATTGGTGTAAGTACAGTGAGTGAAGCATTGAAATATGCATTAGGAGGTTAA
- the disA gene encoding DNA integrity scanning diadenylate cyclase DisA, with protein sequence MDKKVVERDKSQIIQLVAPGTPLREGLDNVLRANTGGLIVVGYNDKVKGLVDGGFKIGCPFSPSYLYELAKMDGAIILNDKIDTIMFANAHLVPDKTIPSMETGMRHRTAERIAKETKSLVIAISQRRNIITLYQGNFRYALKELSVILTKANQAMQTLEKYRSVLEESIQNLTKLEFEELVTFGDLTHVLNRLIMVIRIKTELLSYMNELGVEGRLLRLQLKEMLSSVEQEALHILKDYHQDPDACSPEKVFELLGEMSQSEVIEDTALMKALGYPGAMPPEQSVAPCGYRALHKIPRLPLSIIQNLVKTFETLPGLMKASVENLDEVEGIGEVRAKKIHQGLKNLKSVNKL encoded by the coding sequence ATGGATAAAAAGGTAGTCGAACGGGATAAATCTCAGATTATACAGCTTGTAGCCCCGGGGACGCCGCTGAGAGAAGGCTTGGACAATGTATTGCGGGCCAATACAGGAGGCCTGATTGTTGTAGGCTATAATGATAAGGTGAAAGGCCTTGTCGACGGAGGGTTTAAGATTGGCTGCCCGTTTTCACCAAGCTATTTGTATGAGCTTGCGAAAATGGACGGGGCCATTATCTTGAATGATAAGATTGATACCATTATGTTCGCGAATGCGCATTTGGTCCCGGACAAGACGATTCCTTCTATGGAGACAGGTATGCGTCACCGGACGGCTGAGCGAATTGCAAAGGAAACAAAATCACTTGTAATTGCTATTTCACAGCGTCGCAATATCATTACTCTGTATCAAGGGAATTTCCGCTATGCGCTGAAAGAGCTGTCAGTCATTTTGACGAAAGCGAATCAGGCGATGCAAACGCTGGAAAAATATCGTTCTGTTCTGGAGGAAAGTATCCAAAACTTAACGAAGCTTGAGTTCGAGGAGCTTGTCACGTTTGGTGATCTCACACATGTGTTAAATCGCCTAATTATGGTGATTCGCATTAAAACAGAGTTATTATCTTATATGAATGAGTTAGGAGTAGAAGGAAGGTTGCTGCGTCTTCAACTGAAGGAAATGCTGAGCAGCGTTGAGCAAGAAGCGCTTCATATTCTTAAAGACTATCATCAGGACCCAGATGCCTGCTCTCCTGAGAAGGTGTTTGAGCTGTTAGGAGAAATGTCACAGTCTGAGGTCATTGAGGATACAGCCCTGATGAAGGCGCTGGGTTATCCGGGAGCTATGCCGCCTGAACAATCAGTAGCGCCATGCGGCTATCGTGCCTTGCATAAGATTCCTAGGCTGCCTCTTTCCATAATCCAAAATCTTGTTAAGACCTTTGAAACATTGCCTGGTTTAATGAAGGCCAGCGTTGAGAATCTAGATGAAGTAGAGGGAATTGGCGAAGTACGGGCGAAGAAGATTCATCAAGGGTTAAAAAATCTTAAAAGTGTCAATAAATTATAA
- a CDS encoding PIN/TRAM domain-containing protein, translated as MLKRILQICFIFIGGALGMATFPELLPLINVDNEFLTNPISSAILGAIIFYLITFWLVDYVAHFIKWIEEQLLIAPITDIIFGSLGLLVGLLLAFLITLPLNSVPIPILNTVSPILLTLICGYLGFQVGFKKRDELTRLVTNPVKAKKKGSERDGDSLEETPVKRKVLDTSVIIDGRIADICKTGFLEGPIVIPQFVLGELQHIADSSDALKRTRGRRGLDILNKIQKELPIEVEMYEGDFEEIPEVDSKLVKLAKTIDGIVVTNDFNLNKVCEFQNVQVLNINELANAVKPVVIPGEEMNVQVIKDGKEQNQGVAYLDDGTMIVVEDGRNYIGKRIDVIVTSVLQTSAGRMIFAKPKLLERAL; from the coding sequence ATGTTGAAAAGAATACTGCAAATCTGTTTCATATTCATAGGCGGGGCACTAGGTATGGCCACTTTTCCGGAGTTATTACCATTAATCAATGTCGATAATGAGTTTTTAACAAATCCGATCTCTTCTGCTATTTTAGGTGCAATTATATTCTATCTCATTACTTTTTGGTTGGTTGACTATGTTGCCCATTTTATTAAATGGATTGAGGAGCAATTATTGATTGCCCCTATAACAGATATTATTTTTGGAAGCCTCGGTTTATTAGTTGGGCTTTTGCTGGCATTTTTAATTACATTGCCGCTGAATTCCGTGCCTATTCCAATCTTAAATACCGTTTCACCAATTCTTTTGACATTAATATGCGGCTATTTAGGATTTCAGGTCGGATTTAAGAAAAGGGATGAGCTAACGAGACTTGTTACGAATCCTGTAAAGGCGAAGAAAAAAGGCTCTGAGCGAGATGGAGACAGCTTAGAAGAAACTCCGGTCAAGAGAAAGGTTCTTGACACGAGTGTCATTATTGACGGTCGTATCGCCGATATTTGTAAGACGGGTTTTCTAGAGGGACCGATTGTCATTCCGCAGTTTGTGCTTGGAGAGCTGCAGCATATTGCAGATTCGTCTGATGCACTGAAGCGGACTCGCGGGCGCAGAGGCTTGGATATCTTGAACAAGATTCAAAAGGAACTCCCAATCGAAGTGGAAATGTATGAGGGAGACTTTGAGGAAATCCCTGAAGTGGATAGCAAGCTTGTTAAATTGGCAAAAACGATTGATGGGATTGTGGTCACAAACGATTTCAATTTAAATAAGGTATGTGAATTTCAGAATGTCCAAGTATTGAATATCAATGAATTGGCCAACGCTGTTAAGCCGGTCGTCATCCCAGGCGAGGAGATGAATGTCCAGGTCATTAAGGACGGCAAGGAGCAGAATCAAGGAGTTGCCTACTTAGATGATGGTACAATGATTGTAGTCGAGGATGGACGGAATTATATTGGCAAGAGGATTGACGTTATCGTGACTTCGGTGCTGCAGACATCTGCTGGACGGATGATATTCGCGAAACCGAAATTATTAGAAAGAGCTCTTTGA
- the ispD gene encoding 2-C-methyl-D-erythritol 4-phosphate cytidylyltransferase, whose product MKYEVIIPAAGQGKRMKAGRNKLWIELEGEPIISHTLRRFSTDENCLRILLVVNSSEENDFRELIEQLELPVPIELIHGGSERQYSVKNAVDSLTEDTGIVLVHDGARPFISRELITELTKDAALHGASVLAVPVKDTIKQAGGAFITQTIERSSLWAIQTPQAFRVSLLKHAHRQAEEERFLGTDDASLLERLGMPVAITEGNYDNIKITTPEDLYFAKAILEKDKGVQHD is encoded by the coding sequence ATGAAGTATGAAGTTATTATTCCAGCCGCTGGGCAGGGGAAGAGGATGAAGGCGGGCCGAAATAAGCTCTGGATTGAGCTTGAGGGAGAGCCCATCATATCTCATACATTGCGCCGTTTTAGCACAGACGAAAACTGTCTGCGAATCCTTCTTGTTGTGAATTCTTCTGAAGAGAATGACTTTCGGGAGCTGATAGAGCAATTAGAACTGCCCGTTCCAATTGAGCTTATCCATGGAGGGAGCGAGAGACAATACAGCGTAAAGAATGCAGTTGATTCCCTAACGGAAGATACCGGGATTGTCCTAGTCCATGATGGAGCAAGACCATTCATTTCACGGGAGTTGATTACAGAGCTTACGAAGGATGCCGCTCTTCATGGAGCAAGCGTGCTCGCCGTTCCGGTAAAGGATACCATTAAACAGGCAGGCGGAGCATTTATTACGCAAACAATTGAGCGTTCAAGCTTGTGGGCTATTCAAACCCCACAGGCTTTTCGTGTGTCATTGCTAAAACATGCTCACAGGCAAGCCGAAGAAGAGAGGTTCCTTGGGACAGATGATGCGAGTCTTTTAGAGCGGCTAGGTATGCCGGTGGCAATCACAGAAGGAAATTACGATAATATCAAAATTACAACTCCAGAGGATTTATATTTTGCAAAGGCTATTCTGGAGAAGGATAAAGGAGTCCAACATGATTAG
- the ispF gene encoding 2-C-methyl-D-erythritol 2,4-cyclodiphosphate synthase has protein sequence MIRIGQGFDVHQLVEGRPLIIGGITIPYEKGLLGHSDADVLLHTVADAVLGALAEGDIGKHFPDTDMAFKDADSKVLLKEVWKIAKEKGYKLGNIDCTIIAERPKMRPYIDQMREVIAGLLEASVEQVNVKATTTEKLGFPGRGEGIASQAAVLLVKE, from the coding sequence ATGATTAGAATAGGGCAAGGTTTTGATGTACATCAATTAGTGGAAGGCCGTCCATTAATCATCGGAGGTATAACGATTCCTTATGAAAAAGGGCTGCTTGGCCATTCAGATGCAGATGTTTTGTTACATACTGTAGCAGATGCTGTGTTAGGAGCACTGGCAGAGGGGGATATCGGCAAGCATTTCCCTGATACGGATATGGCGTTTAAGGATGCTGATTCAAAGGTACTCCTCAAAGAGGTGTGGAAGATTGCCAAGGAAAAAGGCTATAAGCTTGGCAATATTGATTGTACGATTATTGCCGAGCGTCCGAAAATGCGTCCGTACATTGATCAGATGAGAGAAGTGATCGCAGGGCTGCTAGAGGCTTCTGTTGAACAGGTGAATGTGAAGGCGACAACAACAGAAAAACTCGGTTTTCCGGGAAGAGGAGAGGGAATTGCCTCGCAGGCGGCTGTCCTTTTAGTAAAAGAATGA
- the gltX gene encoding glutamate--tRNA ligase, with product MTSSIRVRYAPSPTGHLHIGNARTALFNYLFARSQGGSFIIRIEDTDQKRNIEGGEESQLKYLKWLGMDWDESVDREGAYGPYRQSERLDIYKQYYTDLIDRDMAYKCYCTEEELEQERAAQMERGETPAYSGKCRHLTKEQQEALEGEGRKPSVRFVVPKGKVYTFNDMVKGEVSFESDGIGDFVIIKKDGIATYNFAVAIDDHLMEISHVLRGDDHITNTPKQLMVYEAFDWEPPVFGHMTLIVNESRKKLSKRDESIIQFIEQYEELGYLPEALFNFIALLGWSPSGEEELFTKDEFISIFDADRLSKSPALFDKQKLTWMNNQYMKKVETERVLELALPHLVKSGLVSESMTDEERQWVYKLVELYQEQMSFGAEIVELSGLFFKDELVYDEEAKEILADETVPEVLSAFLSEVNNLPEFTDTEIKAAIKRVQKETGHKGKKLFMPIRVAVTGQAHGPDLPKAIALLGHEKVKMRLEGLLR from the coding sequence ATGACAAGCAGTATTCGTGTTCGGTATGCGCCAAGTCCAACCGGGCATCTTCATATCGGTAATGCCAGAACGGCATTATTCAATTATTTATTTGCGAGAAGCCAAGGCGGAAGCTTCATCATCCGCATTGAAGATACAGATCAAAAGAGAAATATCGAAGGCGGCGAAGAGAGTCAATTAAAATATTTAAAATGGCTCGGCATGGACTGGGATGAAAGTGTTGACCGCGAGGGAGCTTATGGCCCTTACCGTCAGTCTGAACGTCTCGATATTTATAAACAATATTATACAGACCTCATCGACAGAGATATGGCTTACAAATGCTATTGTACAGAAGAGGAATTAGAGCAGGAGCGTGCCGCTCAAATGGAACGCGGCGAAACACCGGCTTATTCGGGAAAATGCCGCCATTTGACAAAAGAGCAGCAGGAAGCTCTTGAAGGTGAAGGCAGAAAGCCGAGCGTCCGTTTCGTTGTTCCTAAAGGGAAAGTGTATACGTTCAATGATATGGTTAAAGGCGAAGTTTCCTTTGAGTCAGACGGTATCGGTGACTTTGTCATCATCAAGAAGGATGGCATCGCGACGTATAACTTTGCAGTAGCCATTGACGATCATCTTATGGAAATCTCCCATGTTCTTCGTGGAGACGATCATATTACGAATACACCGAAACAATTAATGGTTTATGAGGCATTTGATTGGGAACCGCCTGTATTTGGTCATATGACATTAATCGTTAACGAAAGCCGCAAGAAACTAAGCAAGCGTGATGAATCGATTATTCAATTTATTGAACAATACGAGGAATTGGGCTACTTGCCAGAGGCGCTGTTTAACTTTATTGCATTGCTTGGATGGTCCCCAAGCGGTGAAGAAGAGCTCTTCACGAAAGATGAGTTCATCTCTATCTTCGATGCTGATCGTTTATCTAAATCTCCAGCATTGTTCGATAAGCAAAAGCTTACATGGATGAATAACCAGTACATGAAGAAGGTTGAAACTGAACGTGTCCTTGAGCTTGCTCTTCCGCATCTTGTGAAATCAGGCCTTGTGTCTGAGAGCATGACGGATGAAGAACGACAATGGGTGTATAAGCTTGTTGAGCTTTACCAAGAACAAATGAGCTTCGGAGCGGAAATTGTGGAGCTTTCTGGATTATTCTTTAAAGACGAGCTTGTTTACGATGAAGAAGCGAAGGAAATACTAGCAGATGAAACAGTTCCTGAAGTTCTTAGTGCATTCCTCAGTGAAGTAAACAATTTGCCTGAGTTTACGGACACAGAGATTAAGGCTGCTATCAAGCGCGTTCAGAAGGAAACAGGTCATAAGGGCAAGAAGCTGTTCATGCCAATCCGTGTTGCGGTGACAGGGCAAGCTCATGGTCCGGACCTTCCAAAAGCGATAGCTCTTCTCGGTCATGAGAAAGTGAAGATGCGTTTAGAGGGACTTTTACGTTAA
- the cysE gene encoding serine O-acetyltransferase, which translates to MWKRMKEDIEVIFEQDPAARSAFEIILTYSGLHAIWNHRIAHALYKRGFKFLARAVSQMSRFFTGIEIHPAAKIGRRFFIDHGMGVVIGETCEIGDNVIVYQGVTLGGTGKEGGKRHPTIEDNVLIATGAKVLGSIVIGENSKVGAGSVVLKDVPANSTVVGIPGKVVIKDGVRLKQDLNHRDLPDPVEDQCQQMQQQIDELKLELAVLRKELKKHEHSNL; encoded by the coding sequence ATGTGGAAGCGAATGAAAGAGGATATAGAGGTCATATTTGAGCAAGATCCGGCTGCGCGTTCTGCGTTTGAAATTATTTTAACGTATTCAGGCTTGCATGCGATTTGGAATCATCGCATCGCTCATGCCTTATATAAACGCGGGTTTAAGTTTCTCGCGCGGGCTGTATCCCAGATGAGCCGCTTTTTCACAGGCATTGAGATTCATCCGGCGGCGAAGATTGGGCGGCGCTTTTTCATCGATCATGGTATGGGTGTCGTGATAGGGGAAACTTGTGAAATCGGAGATAATGTCATTGTCTATCAGGGTGTCACCTTAGGAGGAACCGGCAAGGAGGGCGGCAAGCGCCATCCGACAATAGAGGATAATGTGTTAATTGCTACCGGAGCGAAGGTTCTCGGCTCCATTGTCATTGGGGAGAATTCAAAGGTTGGAGCAGGGTCAGTTGTCTTAAAGGATGTGCCGGCTAATTCAACGGTTGTCGGTATTCCGGGCAAGGTCGTCATAAAGGATGGAGTTCGGCTGAAGCAGGACTTGAATCATCGTGACTTGCCCGATCCAGTCGAGGATCAATGTCAGCAAATGCAGCAGCAGATTGATGAGTTGAAGCTAGAATTAGCGGTATTACGAAAGGAGCTTAAAAAGCATGAGCATTCAAATTTATAA
- the cysS gene encoding cysteine--tRNA ligase, whose protein sequence is MSIQIYNTLTRKKELFRPIEEGKVKMYVCGPTVYNYIHIGNARPAIVFDTVRNYLKYKGYDVKYVSNFTDVDDKLIRAARELQEDVPATADRFIQAYFEDVGALGCQKADVHPRVMENMDLIIEFIQALIDKGMAYESGGDVYFRTREFDGYGKLSHQSIDELRVGARIEVDERKQDALDFTLWKAAKEGEISWDSPWGKGRPGWHIECSAMAKKYLGDTIDIHAGGQDLAFPHHENEIAQSEALTGKPFANYWMHNGYINIDNEKMSKSLGNFVTVHDIIKHHDPIVLRFFILSVHYRNPINYSEELLEATKLSFDRLRTTYENLKHRQSASTNITANDDEWVEKIKGLHMAFEEAMDDDFNTANAISVLFELSKLGNHYLLEKVTSADVIEAFLNEFRVLFGVLGMPIEVEETLDEKVEKLIEERNRARKERNFARSDEIRDQLKEMNIILEDTPQGTRWKRG, encoded by the coding sequence ATGAGCATTCAAATTTATAACACGCTTACGAGAAAAAAGGAGCTTTTCCGGCCAATAGAGGAAGGAAAAGTGAAGATGTATGTATGCGGTCCGACTGTATATAATTATATCCATATAGGAAATGCGCGTCCGGCCATCGTTTTTGATACGGTTCGGAACTACTTGAAATATAAGGGGTATGACGTTAAGTATGTATCCAATTTTACAGATGTAGATGATAAATTAATCCGGGCTGCACGTGAGCTGCAAGAAGATGTACCAGCCACAGCGGACCGATTCATTCAAGCTTATTTCGAGGATGTAGGTGCCTTAGGCTGCCAAAAGGCAGATGTTCATCCGAGGGTCATGGAAAATATGGATTTGATTATTGAATTCATTCAAGCCTTGATTGATAAGGGGATGGCATATGAATCAGGCGGGGATGTCTACTTCCGTACAAGAGAGTTTGACGGATATGGCAAGCTTTCTCACCAGTCCATTGATGAGCTCCGTGTGGGCGCACGTATTGAGGTTGATGAAAGAAAGCAGGATGCACTTGACTTTACTTTATGGAAGGCGGCAAAAGAAGGGGAGATTTCCTGGGATAGCCCATGGGGCAAAGGACGACCTGGCTGGCATATTGAATGCTCCGCTATGGCGAAAAAGTATTTAGGCGATACCATTGATATCCATGCTGGCGGTCAGGACTTGGCATTCCCTCACCATGAGAATGAAATCGCTCAGTCAGAGGCGTTAACAGGCAAGCCGTTTGCAAACTATTGGATGCATAATGGTTATATCAATATAGATAATGAGAAGATGTCCAAGTCATTGGGCAATTTTGTTACTGTTCACGATATCATCAAGCATCATGACCCAATTGTCTTGCGATTCTTTATCCTTTCTGTCCATTACCGCAACCCGATTAATTATAGCGAAGAATTGCTAGAGGCGACGAAATTATCATTCGATCGTTTGAGAACCACTTATGAGAACTTGAAGCATCGTCAAAGCGCAAGCACAAATATCACTGCTAATGACGATGAATGGGTGGAGAAAATTAAGGGACTTCATATGGCATTTGAAGAGGCGATGGATGATGACTTTAACACAGCAAACGCGATTTCCGTCCTATTCGAGCTTTCTAAGCTAGGCAATCATTATTTGCTTGAGAAGGTAACTTCTGCTGACGTAATTGAAGCCTTCTTAAATGAATTCAGAGTGTTATTCGGTGTTCTTGGAATGCCGATTGAAGTGGAAGAGACGCTGGATGAAAAAGTTGAAAAATTAATTGAGGAGCGCAACCGCGCGAGAAAAGAACGCAACTTCGCCCGGTCAGATGAAATCAGGGATCAATTAAAAGAGATGAACATCATTTTGGAGGACACTCCTCAAGGCACGCGCTGGAAACGGGGATAA